A region of Tolypothrix sp. NIES-4075 DNA encodes the following proteins:
- a CDS encoding SpoIID/LytB domain-containing protein, translating into MRQNHYAVKQIDHPPQNQTGGTIKSVTMKITLWRFSYTVLTAFCLLGLTGASSPGSKAKDVELRIGIVQRFGDKPTEQLQLEPTKGDRLKLKFTVNKTEQTLVTTNPVKLETVMQPLPQAIVEEKVVLGTFRTFETAEDNAQSWRKKGIQVEIAQPERWQVWAKRDVYKTPLLRRLLLQSVQKNTKTTTVFIDTQIIKQVPRVSWVVNGKRYSPNKLEISADKNLIRVNEGKKPENARLYPGSLELQSNAYGTYTLVNEVPLETYLRGVVPYEIGNSAPVASLEAQAILARTYVLRNVRRFEVDNYQLCADTHCQVYYGLNDVSPATDKAIASTRGMVLTYQNQLVDALYSSTTGGVTASFSDVWNGDDRPYLRPVLDAAVNFWSLSDESLASEENFKRFINRKEGFNESDRELFRWHKESSLEDITKGLQKFLTVKKSPFAKFKTVQEMTVVERSKSGRILKLNVKTDIGTFSLYKDEVRSAFAAPRSTLFYLQPLNKGESALWGYAFIGGGLGHGVGLSQTGAQSLAKLGWASAKILQFYYPDTQIQILSNNIKP; encoded by the coding sequence ATGCGACAAAACCACTACGCTGTAAAGCAAATCGATCATCCACCCCAAAATCAGACTGGGGGCACAATCAAGTCAGTGACGATGAAAATCACCTTATGGCGTTTTTCTTACACTGTACTGACAGCATTTTGCTTATTGGGGCTGACTGGTGCATCAAGTCCTGGGAGCAAAGCAAAAGATGTAGAACTAAGAATTGGGATTGTGCAGCGATTTGGAGATAAACCCACAGAGCAACTGCAACTAGAGCCGACAAAAGGCGATCGCTTAAAGCTGAAATTTACAGTCAACAAAACAGAGCAAACCCTAGTTACCACTAACCCGGTAAAATTAGAAACAGTTATGCAACCTTTACCTCAAGCGATAGTTGAGGAGAAAGTAGTTTTAGGCACTTTCCGTACCTTTGAAACTGCGGAAGACAACGCCCAAAGCTGGCGGAAAAAGGGAATACAAGTAGAAATAGCCCAGCCAGAACGCTGGCAAGTTTGGGCAAAACGCGATGTATACAAAACTCCGTTATTGCGGCGCTTGCTATTGCAAAGCGTGCAAAAAAATACAAAGACAACAACGGTATTTATTGACACCCAAATAATCAAACAAGTGCCGCGAGTGAGTTGGGTGGTAAATGGCAAGCGCTACAGCCCGAATAAGCTGGAAATTAGCGCCGATAAAAACTTGATTCGGGTGAATGAAGGTAAAAAACCAGAAAATGCTCGTCTTTATCCAGGAAGCCTAGAGTTACAGTCAAATGCCTATGGTACTTACACTTTAGTCAACGAAGTGCCTTTAGAAACTTATTTGCGCGGGGTTGTGCCTTATGAAATTGGCAATTCGGCGCCTGTAGCCTCACTAGAAGCACAAGCGATTTTGGCGCGGACTTATGTCTTGCGGAATGTACGCAGATTTGAAGTAGATAATTATCAACTGTGTGCGGACACTCACTGCCAAGTTTATTATGGGCTGAATGATGTTTCTCCCGCCACAGATAAAGCGATCGCTTCCACAAGGGGGATGGTACTAACTTATCAAAATCAGCTAGTGGATGCATTATATTCTTCCACCACAGGCGGTGTGACAGCTTCGTTTAGCGATGTTTGGAATGGTGACGATCGCCCATATTTACGACCGGTGCTGGATGCTGCGGTTAATTTTTGGAGTTTATCGGATGAGAGTTTAGCTTCCGAAGAGAACTTTAAGCGGTTTATCAATCGCAAAGAGGGATTTAACGAAAGCGATCGCGAACTGTTTCGCTGGCATAAAGAAAGCAGCCTCGAAGATATTACCAAAGGCTTGCAGAAATTTCTCACAGTCAAAAAGAGTCCCTTTGCCAAGTTTAAGACCGTTCAAGAAATGACAGTAGTAGAGCGCAGTAAAAGCGGACGCATACTCAAACTAAACGTCAAAACTGATATTGGCACTTTTAGTTTATACAAAGATGAAGTTCGTAGCGCCTTTGCCGCACCCAGAAGTACACTTTTTTATCTGCAACCCTTGAACAAAGGCGAATCTGCTCTGTGGGGATATGCTTTTATTGGCGGTGGTTTAGGACATGGAGTTGGTTTGAGTCAAACTGGCGCTCAAAGTTTAGCTAAACTCGGTTGGGCAAGTGCAAAAATTCTCCAGTTCTACTATCCCGACACGCAAATTCAAATTTTGAGCAACAATATTAAGCCGTAA
- a CDS encoding ParB N-terminal domain-containing protein: protein MVRVQEIPLNQIKRPLPRANDPQKVQALMESIGAIGQQEPIDVLEVDGQYYGFSGCHRYEACQRLGKETVLARVRKAPKSVLKMHLA from the coding sequence ATGGTTAGGGTACAAGAAATTCCACTAAATCAGATAAAACGTCCTTTACCCCGTGCCAACGATCCGCAAAAAGTGCAAGCCTTGATGGAATCAATTGGTGCGATCGGGCAGCAAGAACCGATAGATGTCCTAGAAGTAGATGGACAGTATTATGGCTTTTCAGGTTGCCATCGTTACGAAGCTTGCCAGCGCTTAGGCAAAGAAACAGTCTTAGCCAGAGTCCGCAAAGCACCCAAGAGTGTTTTGAAGATGCATTTGGCGTAA